From the genome of Candidatus Methylomirabilis sp., one region includes:
- a CDS encoding ABC transporter substrate-binding protein, whose protein sequence is MAGMSRRQVLRTGVAAGVSAAAGLAFPALLRAQGKPLKIGLLLPYSKVYAVLGESITNGMRVVFEAEGNRVAGRPVELLREDDEVSPPVGLRKLRKFLTSDQVDFVVGPVSSAVAAAIRDPIHQAKVILLNANAGDNALTRERCSPYIFRTSFSNWQTSYGLGAWAKQHIGGTAYLTGSDYAAGYQIVGAFREAFVAAGGTVVGESYVKLGSTDYAAIMAKIGAVGPALSFSFFAGSDAVHFVKQFAEFGLKGKVRLTGAGFLVSDDVLESQGDAAVGAVSTLHYTRTLQNPQNLEFRKRYQALTGKPPDVYAVQGYDTARVILEALRRTGGDTTDPERLSGVIRGIQFESPRGRFRFDPATHNAINDMYVMEVRRGDEGLANYVVSVVKELKDPGHCPNITA, encoded by the coding sequence ATGGCGGGGATGAGCCGGCGGCAGGTCTTGCGGACGGGGGTGGCGGCGGGGGTCTCGGCGGCCGCGGGGCTGGCGTTCCCCGCCCTCCTGCGGGCCCAGGGAAAGCCCCTGAAGATCGGGCTGCTCCTCCCGTACTCGAAGGTGTACGCCGTCCTGGGGGAGAGCATCACCAACGGCATGCGCGTCGTCTTCGAGGCCGAGGGCAATCGGGTCGCCGGCCGGCCGGTGGAGCTCCTGCGGGAAGACGACGAGGTGTCGCCGCCGGTGGGTCTGCGGAAGCTCCGCAAGTTCCTGACCAGCGACCAGGTGGACTTCGTGGTCGGCCCGGTCTCGAGCGCCGTTGCCGCCGCCATCCGGGATCCCATTCACCAGGCCAAGGTGATTCTCCTGAACGCCAATGCCGGAGACAACGCCCTCACCCGGGAGCGGTGCAGCCCCTACATCTTCCGGACCTCCTTCTCGAACTGGCAGACCTCCTATGGTCTCGGGGCCTGGGCGAAGCAGCACATCGGGGGGACCGCTTACCTGACCGGTTCGGACTACGCCGCCGGGTACCAGATCGTCGGCGCCTTCAGGGAAGCCTTCGTGGCGGCGGGAGGGACCGTGGTGGGCGAGTCCTACGTGAAGTTGGGATCCACCGATTACGCCGCGATCATGGCCAAGATCGGCGCGGTCGGCCCGGCCCTCTCCTTCTCCTTCTTCGCCGGCTCCGATGCCGTGCACTTCGTGAAGCAGTTCGCCGAGTTCGGGCTCAAGGGTAAAGTCCGCCTGACGGGGGCCGGCTTCCTCGTGTCCGATGATGTCCTCGAGAGCCAGGGGGACGCGGCCGTCGGGGCGGTGAGCACGCTCCACTACACCCGCACCCTCCAGAACCCCCAGAACCTGGAGTTCCGGAAGCGCTACCAGGCACTCACCGGGAAGCCGCCCGACGTCTACGCGGTCCAGGGCTACGACACGGCGCGGGTCATCCTGGAGGCGCTCCGGAGGACCGGGGGGGATACCACGGACCCGGAGCGGCTCTCCGGCGTCATCCGGGGGATCCAGTTCGAGTCCCCCCGGGGCCGGTTCCGCTTCGACCCCGCGACCCACAACGCCATCAACGACATGTACGTGATGGAGGTCCGGCGGGGGGACGAGGGGCTGGCCAACTATGTCGTGAGCGTGGTGAAAGAGCTGAAGGATCCCGGCCACTGCCCCAACATCACCGCCTGA
- a CDS encoding fumarylacetoacetate hydrolase family protein: MHLVTFARDGAARLGSLEGETLFDLHALDGSLPADMLTLIRAGAAPLARARAAITAARRRLQAGEGPGLARAGQVFPAGGVRLLAPIPRPVKNIFCVGRNYVAHAAERGAEPPGHPVFFTKPPTAVIGPETEIVADGLTQQLDFEVELALVIGREGKDIPPERVFEYLFGYTILNDVTARDLQKTHQQWFKGKSLDTFCPLGPAIVTAEVFANPEAVDIRMRVNGEVRQASNTSKMIFDIPTLVSVLSRGMTLWPGDILATGTPEGVGAADGRYLKPGDLLEAEVEGIGVLRNRVAAG, from the coding sequence GTGCACCTGGTGACGTTCGCGCGGGACGGCGCGGCCCGCCTGGGGAGCCTGGAGGGGGAGACCCTCTTCGATTTGCACGCCCTGGACGGCAGCCTCCCGGCCGACATGCTCACGCTCATCCGGGCCGGCGCCGCCCCGCTCGCCCGCGCCCGCGCCGCCATCACCGCTGCCCGGCGGCGCCTCCAGGCGGGGGAGGGGCCGGGGCTGGCGAGGGCGGGCCAGGTCTTTCCCGCCGGGGGGGTGCGGCTGCTCGCCCCGATCCCCCGCCCGGTCAAGAATATCTTCTGCGTGGGGCGCAACTACGTGGCCCACGCGGCGGAGCGGGGGGCCGAGCCGCCGGGGCACCCCGTCTTCTTCACCAAGCCTCCGACGGCCGTCATCGGCCCGGAGACGGAGATCGTGGCGGATGGCCTGACCCAACAGCTCGATTTCGAGGTCGAGCTGGCCCTGGTGATCGGTCGGGAAGGCAAGGACATCCCCCCCGAGCGGGTCTTCGAGTATCTCTTCGGCTACACGATCCTCAACGACGTGACGGCCAGGGATCTCCAGAAGACGCACCAGCAGTGGTTCAAGGGCAAGTCGCTGGACACCTTTTGCCCCCTGGGTCCGGCCATCGTGACGGCGGAGGTCTTTGCGAACCCCGAGGCCGTGGACATCAGGATGCGGGTCAACGGGGAGGTCCGGCAGGCGTCCAATACCAGCAAAATGATCTTCGACATCCCCACCCTGGTGAGTGTCCTCTCCCGCGGGATGACGCTCTGGCCTGGGGACATCCTCGCCACCGGGACGCCCGAGGGCGTCGGCGCGGCCGACGGCCGCTATCTCAAGCCCGGCGATCTGCTGGAGGCGGAGGTGGAGGGGATCGGGGTCCTGCGGAACCGGGTGGCGGCGGGGTAA
- the greA gene encoding transcription elongation factor GreA → MSEKFPMTREGYEQLKRELERLRTEGRRKASQAIADARGHGDISENAEYDAAKEHQAFVEKRIGELEAKLSAAQVIDTSNLTGDRVTFGSTVLLRDSNGGGEVRYRIVGSDESDVKQGKISVSSPLARALIGKEPGDEAVVHAPGGKKTYEILKVNFPWKS, encoded by the coding sequence CCCGGGAGGGTTACGAACAACTGAAGCGGGAGTTGGAGCGTCTGCGAACCGAGGGGCGGCGGAAGGCCAGCCAGGCCATCGCCGACGCTCGGGGCCACGGCGACATCTCGGAGAACGCCGAGTACGATGCCGCGAAGGAGCACCAGGCCTTCGTCGAGAAGCGCATCGGCGAGCTGGAGGCCAAGCTGTCCGCCGCGCAGGTCATCGACACGAGCAACCTGACGGGCGACCGGGTGACCTTCGGGTCCACGGTCCTCCTCCGGGACAGCAACGGGGGGGGCGAGGTCCGGTACCGGATCGTGGGCTCCGACGAGTCCGACGTGAAGCAGGGCAAGATCTCGGTCTCCTCCCCTCTCGCCCGGGCACTCATCGGCAAGGAACCGGGGGACGAGGCGGTGGTCCACGCCCCGGGCGGCAAGAAGACGTACGAGATCCTGAAGGTCAACTTCCCCTGGAAGAGCTAG